A genomic stretch from Caloranaerobacter ferrireducens includes:
- the pheS gene encoding phenylalanine--tRNA ligase subunit alpha — translation MKERLNAIKESALNEIKKVTDLEKLEELRIRFLGKKGELTQVLRGMKDLSKEERPIIGKIANEVREMIEGEIEKLKLDLKEKMQREKLAAEKIDISMPGREKIIGHRHPLISVMEELENVFMNMGFSVVQGPEVETVYNNFDALNSPENHPSRDPSDTFYITDDILLRTHTSPVQIRVMKQIKPPLRIVSAGRTFRFDDVDDTHSPMFHQFEGLVIDKNITMANLKDTIYKFVREIFGEDMKVRFRPHYFPFTEPSAEVDVSCFKCKGKGCPACNGTGWSMEILGCGMVHPKVLKNCGIDPEVYSGFAFGLGVDRIAMVKYGINNIRLLFENDMRFLEQF, via the coding sequence ATGAAGGAAAGACTTAATGCAATCAAAGAGAGTGCTTTAAATGAAATAAAAAAGGTTACAGATTTAGAAAAATTAGAAGAATTAAGAATAAGATTTTTAGGGAAAAAAGGAGAATTAACACAAGTTCTTAGAGGAATGAAAGACTTAAGTAAAGAAGAAAGACCTATTATTGGGAAGATAGCTAATGAAGTCAGAGAAATGATAGAAGGAGAAATTGAAAAACTAAAGCTAGACCTAAAAGAAAAAATGCAGAGAGAAAAACTAGCTGCTGAAAAAATTGATATATCTATGCCAGGCAGAGAAAAAATAATAGGCCACAGACATCCTCTAATAAGTGTTATGGAAGAATTGGAAAATGTGTTTATGAATATGGGGTTCAGCGTTGTTCAAGGGCCTGAAGTTGAGACAGTATATAACAACTTTGATGCACTAAATTCACCAGAAAATCATCCATCAAGAGACCCTTCAGATACATTTTACATTACAGATGATATACTTTTGAGAACTCATACTTCACCTGTACAAATTAGAGTTATGAAACAAATAAAACCACCGTTAAGGATAGTATCAGCAGGTAGAACTTTTAGATTTGATGATGTTGATGACACACATTCACCAATGTTCCACCAGTTTGAAGGTCTTGTAATAGATAAAAATATAACAATGGCAAATTTAAAAGATACAATATATAAGTTTGTAAGAGAAATATTTGGTGAAGATATGAAAGTAAGGTTTAGACCTCATTACTTCCCATTTACAGAACCAAGTGCAGAAGTAGATGTTTCATGTTTTAAGTGCAAAGGTAAAGGATGTCCAGCTTGTAATGGTACTGGATGGAGTATGGAGATATTAGGTTGTGGGATGGTTCATCCAAAAGTACTAAAAAATTGTGGTATTGACCCTGAAGTATATAGTGGTTTTGCATTCGGTTTAGGTGTAGATAGAATTGCTATGGTTAAGTATGGAATAAACAATATTAGATTGTTGTTTGAAAATGATATGAGATTTTTAGAACAGTTTTAG
- the rlmB gene encoding 23S rRNA (guanosine(2251)-2'-O)-methyltransferase RlmB, whose protein sequence is MEANITSLSNPLIKSVRALHKKKDRWKQRKFFVEGVRAVEEAVKSDVKIDSILYTESLFDTFGGQQLFNLINKKGYRLFKITEKILKTVSDTENPQGIIAIIEFNLVNLDDIFIKEGNFIIILDKIQDPGNLGTIIRTADAFGANGIVLTRGCVDVFNPKTIRSTMGSLFHLPVSYEDSIEKVITKFKEIGIKIIATSLDAEQFCYDIDLTQDFALIIGNEASGVSKEAIELSDHKIKIPIEKRTESLNAAIASGVIMYETYRQRIALYT, encoded by the coding sequence ATGGAAGCTAATATAACAAGTTTGTCAAATCCACTAATTAAAAGCGTTAGGGCACTTCATAAGAAAAAAGATAGATGGAAGCAGAGAAAATTTTTTGTAGAAGGTGTAAGAGCAGTAGAAGAGGCTGTTAAATCTGATGTTAAAATTGATTCGATTTTATATACAGAGTCGCTATTTGATACTTTTGGAGGGCAACAACTGTTTAACTTGATAAATAAAAAAGGATATAGATTGTTTAAAATAACAGAGAAGATATTAAAAACTGTTTCAGATACAGAGAATCCTCAAGGCATTATAGCTATAATAGAATTTAATTTAGTAAATTTAGATGATATTTTTATTAAAGAAGGAAACTTTATTATAATATTGGATAAAATACAGGATCCAGGCAATTTAGGTACAATAATCAGAACAGCAGATGCTTTCGGAGCAAATGGCATTGTATTGACAAGAGGTTGTGTTGATGTATTCAATCCTAAGACTATTAGGTCTACAATGGGTTCATTGTTTCATTTGCCTGTATCATATGAAGATAGCATAGAAAAAGTCATAACAAAATTTAAAGAGATTGGCATAAAAATAATAGCTACCTCATTAGATGCTGAACAATTTTGTTATGATATAGATTTAACACAAGATTTCGCGTTGATTATAGGGAACGAGGCGTCTGGAGTTTCGAAGGAAGCTATCGAATTATCAGATCATAAAATAAAAATACCGATAGAGAAAAGGACAGAATCTTTAAATGCTGCTATAGCATCTGGAGTTATAATGTATGAAACTTACAGGCAAAGAATAGCCCTATATACTTAA